The following is a genomic window from Psychrobacter immobilis.
TCCTTGATAGCCTGCCTGCCGTACGAATAAACTCATTATTTTAAGCGCGTCATAAAAAGAGGTATCAGATATGATAGTACGCACGCCTAGATGACGTCTAGCATCAGTCTTTGTTGAGTACTCTGCACGTAACCATCGAATCGCATTGACCTTCAGCTCATCATTACCTTCTTCATGTCCTTGCCAATAAGCTTCAATGACCTTGGCAAAATCATAGCCACCAACCAACTCTGTTAATTCAGCCAGTTTGTGCTGGATAACCTCACCAATAGCCTCATCAGTACTATCTGCTTGTTTGCGTGCTTCTGTAATGAAGCGCTCTACTACACTGGCCAAACCATTACCATCTGGTTTATTACGAGTAGACAAATTACGCATGAGCTCAGAATATAAGTTTCTTGCTTGTCCTGACGATGCTTGGATACGCCTATCAGGCGATAAATCAGCATTAACAGTGACCAGTTTACGCTCAAGCGCAATGGCCCTTACCACACTTAAAAAGAAAGTCTTGCCTGAACCATATTCACCAATAATAAGACGAAAGGCCGAACCGCCATCAGCGACGCGCTCAATATCGCTTATGAGCGCTTTGAGCTCATTCATACGCCCCACTTGGATATGCTGAATACCTACCTTGGGCGTGACTCCCGCCTTCAATGACTGAATAATAGCATCGCGCTCTTTTGCTCTAATTTTTTTACTGGTCATTATTCATCCTTACTGATTCTTATATTTAGTCCAATACCTTTAACTCTTCGACAATCTCAAAGTCGATCACTATCTCATCTTCAGCTTCCAATACTGGTGCATCGACATTATCATACGACCAATCATTGATAGTCTCGATCGCCCCATTTATCATTAAATTTAAGGACTCACATAACACTTCAGCTTCCTCTCGTTGCCATACCTCTTTACTAATAAGCTGCTGATACAGCTTACTATGAATAGTATCTAGACCTTTAGCAACAGATTCTTTGGTCCTATCAGCTTCAGCATTATTATTTACTTGCTC
Proteins encoded in this region:
- a CDS encoding ATP-binding protein — encoded protein: MTSKKIRAKERDAIIQSLKAGVTPKVGIQHIQVGRMNELKALISDIERVADGGSAFRLIIGEYGSGKTFFLSVVRAIALERKLVTVNADLSPDRRIQASSGQARNLYSELMRNLSTRNKPDGNGLASVVERFITEARKQADSTDEAIGEVIQHKLAELTELVGGYDFAKVIEAYWQGHEEGNDELKVNAIRWLRAEYSTKTDARRHLGVRTIISDTSFYDALKIMSLFVRQAGYQGLLVNLDEMVNLYKLNSTQARQANYEQILRILNDCLQGTAEHLGFLLGGTPEFLLDPRKGLYSYDALQTRLADNSFAKRAGVIDYSSPALHLASLTPEELYILLKNLRHVYAGGDEAEYLVPDESLQAFLQHCSQTIGDAYFRTPRNTIKAFLDMLAVIDQNPDISWDQLIESVTIDPEMPSDMDIDMSGMDEEDELTDFRL